One segment of Haemophilus influenzae DNA contains the following:
- the fur gene encoding ferric iron uptake transcriptional regulator: protein MSEENIKLLKKAGLKITEPRLTILALMQNHKNEHFSAEDVYKILLEQGSEIGLATVYRVLNQFDEAHIVIRHNFEGNKSVFELAPTEHHDHIICEDCGKVFEFTDNIIEQRQREISEKYGIKLKTHNVYLYGKCSDINHCDENNSK, encoded by the coding sequence ATGTCTGAAGAAAATATTAAATTACTCAAAAAAGCAGGATTAAAAATTACAGAGCCTCGCTTAACTATCCTCGCTTTAATGCAAAATCATAAAAATGAACATTTTTCTGCAGAAGATGTTTATAAAATTTTGCTGGAACAAGGTAGTGAAATTGGATTAGCCACAGTTTATCGTGTGCTTAATCAATTTGATGAAGCGCATATTGTAATCCGTCATAATTTTGAGGGAAATAAATCCGTTTTTGAGCTTGCTCCAACAGAACATCACGATCATATTATTTGTGAAGATTGCGGCAAAGTATTTGAATTTACTGATAACATTATTGAACAACGTCAGCGTGAAATCAGCGAAAAATACGGCATAAAATTAAAAACGCATAACGTATATCTTTACGGAAAATGCAGTGATATTAATCATTGTGATGAAAACAATTCAAAATAA
- the tatA gene encoding twin-arginine translocase TatA/TatE family subunit, which produces MFGLSPAQLIILLVVILLIFGTKKLRNAGSDLGAAVKGFKKAMKEDEKVKDAEFKSIDNEAASAKKENIKEKEQA; this is translated from the coding sequence ATGTTTGGTTTGTCCCCCGCTCAACTGATTATTTTATTAGTCGTTATTTTATTGATTTTTGGCACGAAAAAATTAAGAAATGCCGGTTCAGATCTTGGCGCAGCAGTGAAGGGTTTCAAAAAAGCGATGAAAGAAGATGAAAAAGTAAAAGATGCAGAATTTAAGTCTATAGATAATGAAGCAGCTTCTGCAAAAAAAGAAAATATAAAAGAGAAAGAACAGGCTTAA
- a CDS encoding alanine/glycine:cation symporter family protein: MEFEFSKMLEEVLTWIVAHLDGPLWDATIIILLGTGLFFTITTGFVQFRLFPASLREMWFGRSVEGSSLTPFQAFTTGLASRVGVGNIGGVATAIALGGEGAVFWMWVTAFIGMSSAFAESTLAQLFKIQDKDGSFRGGPAYYIVQGLKSRCMAVAFALALIFTFGFAFNSVQANSIVEATSNAWNWKGEYVGISLVILTALIIFGGVKRIAIISSNLVPMMALFYLIMAVIILGMHIDMIPSVIHRIVQSAFSFDAAAGGMFGALVSKAMMMGIKRGLFSNEAGMGSAPNSAAAAHVKHPVSQGLVQMLGVFVDTMIVCTCTAVIILLSNNYGSETLKSISLTQNALQYHIGEFGVHFLAFILLLFAYSSIIGNYAYAESNIRFIKNKSWFVLLFRLMVLFFVYFGSVRSGNVVWNFADTVMAVMAIINLIAILMLSPIVWKLMKDYQRQLKEGKTPEFKIDEHPELRKKIFDSRIWK; this comes from the coding sequence ATGGAATTTGAATTTTCAAAAATGTTAGAAGAAGTGCTAACTTGGATAGTCGCACACCTTGATGGACCTTTATGGGATGCCACCATTATTATTTTGCTTGGGACTGGTCTATTTTTTACCATTACAACAGGATTTGTGCAGTTCCGTTTATTCCCTGCAAGCCTTCGTGAAATGTGGTTTGGTCGTTCGGTGGAGGGAAGTTCATTAACACCTTTCCAAGCGTTTACAACAGGTCTTGCGAGCCGCGTTGGTGTGGGTAACATTGGTGGGGTTGCAACGGCAATCGCCTTAGGGGGCGAAGGCGCAGTGTTTTGGATGTGGGTAACGGCATTTATTGGTATGTCGAGTGCTTTCGCTGAATCTACCCTTGCTCAATTATTTAAAATTCAAGATAAAGATGGATCATTCCGTGGCGGCCCTGCTTATTATATTGTACAAGGTTTAAAATCACGTTGTATGGCAGTGGCTTTTGCGCTTGCATTAATTTTTACATTTGGTTTCGCATTTAATTCTGTGCAGGCGAACTCTATTGTTGAAGCGACGAGCAATGCGTGGAATTGGAAAGGAGAATATGTCGGCATTTCATTAGTAATTTTGACCGCACTTATTATTTTCGGTGGCGTTAAGCGTATTGCGATTATTTCGAGCAACCTTGTGCCAATGATGGCACTTTTCTATTTGATTATGGCGGTGATTATTCTTGGAATGCATATAGATATGATTCCTTCCGTGATTCATCGTATCGTTCAAAGTGCATTTAGTTTTGACGCAGCAGCTGGCGGAATGTTTGGTGCGCTGGTATCAAAAGCAATGATGATGGGGATTAAACGTGGTTTATTCTCAAACGAAGCGGGGATGGGGTCTGCGCCTAATTCGGCTGCAGCAGCTCACGTGAAGCATCCAGTTAGCCAAGGTTTAGTGCAAATGCTCGGTGTGTTTGTTGATACTATGATCGTTTGTACTTGTACTGCCGTTATTATTTTGCTTTCCAATAATTATGGTAGCGAAACGCTCAAAAGTATCTCACTTACGCAAAATGCTTTGCAATATCACATAGGTGAATTTGGGGTGCATTTCCTAGCGTTTATCTTATTGTTATTCGCTTATTCTTCTATTATTGGTAACTATGCTTATGCGGAAAGTAATATCCGTTTTATTAAAAACAAATCTTGGTTTGTATTGTTGTTCCGTTTAATGGTGCTATTCTTCGTGTATTTTGGTTCGGTTCGTTCAGGTAATGTGGTATGGAATTTCGCAGATACTGTAATGGCAGTCATGGCAATCATTAACTTGATCGCAATTTTGATGTTGTCGCCAATCGTATGGAAATTAATGAAGGATTATCAACGCCAGCTTAAAGAAGGAAAAACACCAGAGTTTAAAATTGACGAACACCCTGAATTGCGTAAGAAAATATTTGATTCTCGCATTTGGAAATAA
- the seqA gene encoding replication initiation negative regulator SeqA — translation MKIIEVDEELYQYIASQTRSIGESASDILRRLLSLPVHTSIVNDLIITSVETDQKPKQTINVKEVNIKTTKKQSITAINQIVEKVQTLLNSTEFQEESKAVVRFLAILRVLYRTNPESFAQATESLQGRTRVYFARDEATLLMAGNHTKPKQIPDTPYWVITNTNSGRKMLMLEGAMQSMELPETLIDEVRSYFTVN, via the coding sequence ATGAAGATCATTGAAGTAGATGAAGAATTATACCAATATATTGCGAGCCAAACCCGCTCTATTGGAGAAAGTGCTTCGGATATTTTACGCCGTTTGCTTAGTTTACCTGTGCATACTTCAATTGTTAATGATTTAATTATTACTTCAGTAGAAACAGATCAAAAGCCAAAACAGACTATCAATGTGAAAGAAGTAAATATCAAAACAACAAAAAAGCAATCAATAACCGCAATTAATCAGATTGTAGAAAAAGTCCAAACTTTATTAAATTCAACTGAATTTCAAGAAGAAAGTAAGGCTGTTGTACGTTTCTTAGCGATTTTACGTGTGCTTTATCGTACAAATCCTGAAAGTTTTGCTCAAGCCACAGAATCTTTACAGGGACGTACACGGGTCTATTTTGCTCGTGATGAAGCGACATTATTAATGGCGGGTAACCATACTAAACCAAAGCAAATTCCAGATACGCCTTATTGGGTTATTACCAATACAAATAGCGGACGAAAAATGTTAATGCTAGAAGGTGCAATGCAATCTATGGAATTACCTGAAACATTGATTGATGAAGTGCGATCATATTTCACGGTAAATTAA
- the fldA gene encoding flavodoxin FldA, with amino-acid sequence MAIVGLFYGSDTGNTENIAKQIQKQLGSDLIDIRDIAKSSKEDIEAYDFLLFGIPTWYYGEAQADWDDFFPTLEEIDFTDKLVGIFGCGDQEDYADYFCDAIGTVRDIIEPHGAIVVGNWPTEGYNFEASKALLEDDTFIGLCIDEDRQPELTAERVEKWCKQIYDEMCLAELA; translated from the coding sequence ATGGCAATAGTTGGTCTTTTTTATGGTAGTGATACTGGAAATACTGAAAACATCGCAAAACAAATCCAAAAACAATTAGGTAGCGATTTGATTGATATTCGTGATATTGCCAAAAGTAGCAAAGAAGATATTGAAGCATACGATTTCTTGCTTTTCGGTATCCCAACTTGGTATTACGGCGAAGCACAAGCAGACTGGGATGATTTTTTTCCAACACTCGAAGAAATCGATTTTACAGATAAACTTGTAGGTATTTTTGGCTGTGGCGATCAAGAAGATTATGCGGATTATTTCTGTGATGCTATCGGAACTGTACGCGATATTATAGAGCCACACGGTGCAATTGTGGTAGGAAATTGGCCAACAGAAGGCTATAATTTTGAAGCTTCAAAAGCCTTATTGGAAGATGACACTTTCATCGGATTATGTATTGATGAAGATCGCCAGCCAGAGCTTACCGCAGAGCGTGTAGAAAAATGGTGTAAACAAATTTATGATGAAATGTGTTTAGCTGAATTGGCTTAA
- a CDS encoding alpha/beta fold hydrolase, which translates to MAKSLLNYQFHQVKQTINTPVLIFIHGLFGDMDNLGVIARAFSEHYSILRIDLRNHGHSFHSEKMNYQLMAEDVIEVIRHLSLSKVILIGHSMGGKTAMKITALCPELVEKLIVIDMSPLPYEGFGHKDVFNGLFAVKNAKPENRQQAKPILKQEINDEDVVQFMLKSFDVNSADCFRFNLTALFNNYANIMDWEKVRVFTPTLFIKGGNSSYIKIENSEKILEQFPNATAFTINGSGHWVHAEKPDFVIRAIKRFLNKN; encoded by the coding sequence ATGGCAAAATCATTACTCAATTATCAATTTCATCAAGTAAAACAAACGATTAATACACCTGTTTTAATTTTTATTCACGGTTTATTCGGCGATATGGATAATCTCGGCGTTATCGCGAGAGCTTTTAGTGAACATTACAGTATTTTACGTATTGATTTACGCAATCACGGCCATAGTTTTCATTCGGAAAAAATGAATTATCAACTGATGGCTGAAGATGTTATCGAGGTAATCCGCCACTTAAGTTTATCCAAAGTGATATTAATTGGTCATTCTATGGGTGGAAAAACCGCCATGAAAATCACCGCACTTTGCCCAGAATTAGTCGAAAAATTAATCGTAATTGATATGTCCCCTCTGCCTTATGAAGGATTTGGTCATAAAGATGTGTTTAATGGCCTATTTGCGGTAAAAAATGCAAAGCCTGAAAATCGTCAGCAAGCCAAACCGATTTTAAAACAAGAAATTAATGATGAAGACGTTGTACAATTTATGTTGAAATCTTTTGATGTTAATTCAGCTGATTGTTTTCGTTTTAATCTTACCGCGCTTTTTAACAATTATGCCAATATTATGGATTGGGAAAAGGTACGTGTATTTACGCCAACTCTTTTTATTAAGGGTGGAAATTCCTCTTATATAAAAATAGAAAATAGCGAAAAAATTCTAGAACAATTTCCTAATGCAACTGCCTTTACGATTAATGGGAGTGGACACTGGGTTCACGCCGAAAAACCTGATTTTGTTATTCGTGCAATTAAACGATTTCTAAATAAGAATTAA
- the tatC gene encoding twin-arginine translocase subunit TatC, with product MSNVDESQPLITHLVELRNRLLRCVICVVLVFVALVYFSNDIYHFVAAPLTAVMPKGATMIATNIQTPFFTPIKLTVIVAIFISVPYLLYQIWAFIAPALYQHEKRMIYPLLFSSTILFYCGVAFAYYVVFPFVFSFFTQTAPEGVAIATDISSYLDFALALFLAFGVCFEVPIAIILLCWTGVTTVKALSEKRPYIIVVAFFIGMLLTPPDVFSQTLLAVPMCLLFELGLLVARFYQPKDDESAVENNDESEKTQ from the coding sequence ATGAGTAATGTGGATGAATCTCAACCTTTAATTACGCACCTTGTTGAGCTAAGAAACCGTTTATTACGCTGTGTAATTTGTGTGGTATTGGTTTTTGTTGCTTTGGTGTATTTTTCCAATGATATTTATCATTTTGTTGCAGCACCTTTAACGGCTGTTATGCCAAAAGGCGCAACAATGATTGCAACCAATATTCAAACTCCTTTCTTTACGCCAATTAAATTAACTGTGATTGTTGCAATTTTTATTTCTGTTCCTTATTTGCTTTATCAAATTTGGGCTTTTATTGCACCTGCTTTATATCAGCACGAAAAACGGATGATTTATCCGTTGTTATTTTCTAGTACGATTTTATTTTATTGCGGTGTTGCTTTTGCTTACTATGTCGTCTTTCCTTTTGTATTCAGCTTCTTTACACAAACAGCCCCAGAAGGTGTTGCCATCGCAACAGATATTAGTAGTTATTTAGATTTTGCTTTGGCGTTATTTTTAGCTTTTGGCGTTTGTTTTGAAGTGCCAATTGCGATTATTCTACTTTGCTGGACTGGTGTTACCACTGTAAAGGCTCTTTCCGAAAAACGCCCTTATATTATTGTTGTGGCATTTTTTATTGGAATGCTTTTAACGCCTCCTGATGTTTTTTCACAAACTTTGCTTGCCGTACCGATGTGCTTGCTGTTTGAGCTAGGTCTATTGGTTGCTCGATTTTATCAACCAAAAGACGATGAAAGTGCGGTTGAAAATAATGATGAATCAGAAAAAACACAATGA
- the tatB gene encoding Sec-independent protein translocase protein TatB, which translates to MFDIGFSELILLMILGLVVLGPKRLPIAIRTVMDWVKTIRGLAANVQNELKQELKLQELQDSIKKAESLSLQALSPELSKTVEELKAQADKMKAELEDKAAQAGTTVEDQIKEIKSVAENAEKPQNAISVEEAAETSSEAEKTPTDLTALETHEKAELNTHLSSYYPPDDIEIAPASKSQSSKTKS; encoded by the coding sequence GTGTTTGATATTGGTTTTTCAGAACTTATTTTGCTAATGATTTTGGGATTAGTTGTATTAGGCCCAAAACGTTTGCCTATAGCAATTCGCACTGTAATGGATTGGGTGAAAACAATTCGTGGTTTAGCTGCTAACGTTCAAAATGAGTTGAAACAAGAGCTAAAATTGCAAGAATTACAAGATAGCATTAAAAAAGCGGAATCCCTTAGCTTGCAAGCCCTTTCACCAGAATTGAGTAAAACGGTGGAAGAATTAAAAGCTCAAGCAGATAAGATGAAAGCGGAGCTAGAAGATAAAGCAGCTCAAGCTGGTACAACGGTGGAAGATCAAATCAAAGAAATCAAAAGTGTGGCTGAAAATGCAGAAAAGCCTCAAAATGCAATCTCAGTTGAGGAGGCTGCAGAAACTTCATCTGAAGCAGAAAAAACACCTACAGATTTGACCGCACTTGAAACTCACGAGAAAGCAGAACTGAACACACATTTATCTAGCTATTATCCTCCTGATGATATTGAAATCGCTCCAGCGTCAAAATCTCAATCTTCAAAAACTAAATCATAG
- the menE gene encoding o-succinylbenzoate--CoA ligase, whose translation MYPWQDFAIQPDFSNKIALHTTQGDVLTWIELTTKINQTVAFLQKKGVNAESVVAFVGKNSEKILFLYLATIQLGAKVLGINPAFPQEKIAKLCEFYQIDFCFYDKDLLNLQEIGVFTQKADFFRPATMTLTSGSTGLPKAVVHNVQAHLDNAKGVCNLMKFDCNQSWLLSLPLYHVSGQGIVWRWLYCGAQLHFPEDDFYASLLKTTHVSLVPTQLQRLLDYLQENPSISFATRHILLGGAHIPTELTQKMVKYGIKTYSGYGMTEMASTVFAKQSDKKQGVGQPLLGREYCLVNDEIWLKGAGLAMGYWKDRQIVPLTNNQGWIQTKDKGIWQEGELVIIGRLDNMFISGGENIQPEEIEQVIIQHSSVNQVFVLPQKNKEFGQRPVALVDFNEPFSKSAVENLMFFLQDKLARFKQPIAYYPLPLMLEKGIKISRKQLADWLAKRDEIN comes from the coding sequence ATGTATCCTTGGCAAGATTTTGCTATTCAACCTGATTTCTCAAATAAAATCGCTTTGCATACTACGCAGGGCGATGTGCTTACTTGGATAGAATTGACTACAAAGATTAACCAAACAGTGGCTTTTTTACAAAAAAAAGGCGTAAATGCGGAAAGTGTGGTTGCTTTTGTGGGAAAAAATTCAGAGAAAATTTTATTTTTATATCTGGCGACAATTCAGCTTGGTGCAAAAGTTTTAGGCATAAACCCTGCTTTTCCACAAGAAAAAATTGCAAAATTATGTGAGTTTTATCAAATTGATTTTTGTTTTTATGATAAAGATTTACTGAATTTGCAAGAAATTGGTGTTTTTACACAAAAAGCTGATTTCTTTCGCCCTGCAACAATGACGCTAACGTCTGGTTCTACAGGCTTACCAAAAGCAGTTGTGCATAATGTCCAAGCGCATTTGGATAATGCAAAAGGGGTATGTAACTTAATGAAGTTTGATTGTAATCAATCTTGGTTACTTTCATTACCCTTATATCACGTTTCAGGGCAAGGTATTGTTTGGCGTTGGTTATATTGCGGTGCACAATTACATTTCCCAGAAGATGATTTTTATGCTTCATTATTAAAGACGACCCACGTTTCTCTTGTGCCAACGCAATTACAGCGTTTATTAGATTATTTACAGGAAAATCCGAGCATTTCATTTGCTACACGCCATATTTTACTGGGCGGTGCGCATATTCCGACAGAACTTACACAAAAAATGGTAAAATATGGCATTAAAACTTATTCTGGTTATGGAATGACGGAAATGGCTTCGACAGTTTTTGCCAAACAATCTGATAAAAAACAAGGCGTAGGGCAACCGCTCTTAGGTAGAGAGTATTGTTTAGTAAATGATGAAATTTGGCTGAAAGGTGCAGGTTTGGCGATGGGTTATTGGAAAGATCGACAAATTGTTCCATTAACGAATAACCAAGGCTGGATTCAGACAAAAGATAAAGGCATTTGGCAAGAGGGCGAACTGGTTATTATCGGACGACTTGATAATATGTTTATTTCAGGTGGCGAAAATATTCAGCCAGAAGAAATTGAACAAGTGATTATTCAACATTCTTCAGTTAATCAAGTGTTTGTTTTACCACAAAAAAACAAAGAATTTGGTCAGCGTCCTGTCGCTTTAGTGGATTTTAATGAACCCTTTAGCAAAAGTGCGGTTGAAAATTTAATGTTTTTTTTACAAGATAAACTTGCACGTTTTAAACAACCTATTGCATATTATCCTTTGCCACTGATGCTTGAGAAAGGCATTAAGATCTCACGTAAACAGCTTGCTGATTGGCTGGCAAAGCGAGATGAGATAAATTAA
- the fghA gene encoding S-formylglutathione hydrolase, translating to MKLIEQHQIFGGSQQVWTHNAQTLQCEMKFAVYLPNNPENRPLGVIYWLSGLTCTEQNFITKSGFQRYAAEHQVIVVAPDTSPRGEQVPNDVAYDLGQGAGFYLNATEQPWATNYQMYDYILNELPDLIEANFPTNGKRSIMGHSMGGHGALVLALRNQERYQSVSAFSPILSPSLVPWGEKAFSAYLGEDREKWQQYDASSLIQQGYKVQGMHIDQGLEDEFLPTQLRTEDFIETCRVANQPVDVRFHKGYDHSYYFIASFIGEHIAYHAAFLK from the coding sequence ATGAAACTAATTGAACAACATCAAATTTTTGGCGGTTCGCAGCAAGTTTGGACACATAATGCCCAAACACTTCAATGTGAAATGAAATTTGCCGTTTATTTGCCAAATAATCCGGAGAATCGACCTCTTGGCGTGATTTATTGGCTTTCTGGCTTAACTTGTACAGAACAAAATTTCATTACCAAATCAGGCTTCCAGCGTTATGCGGCAGAACATCAAGTGATTGTGGTTGCGCCTGATACTAGCCCTCGTGGAGAGCAAGTGCCGAATGATGTGGCTTACGATTTAGGGCAGGGAGCGGGCTTTTATCTTAATGCGACCGAGCAGCCTTGGGCGACGAATTATCAAATGTATGATTATATTTTGAATGAATTGCCTGATTTGATTGAAGCAAATTTCCCTACCAACGGCAAACGTTCCATTATGGGACATTCAATGGGTGGACACGGTGCATTGGTATTGGCACTGCGAAACCAAGAACGTTATCAAAGTGTTTCTGCTTTTTCGCCCATTTTGTCGCCAAGCCTTGTGCCTTGGGGAGAAAAAGCCTTTTCTGCCTATTTAGGGGAAGATCGTGAAAAATGGCAGCAATATGATGCTAGCTCGCTCATTCAACAAGGCTATAAAGTGCAAGGTATGCACATTGATCAGGGCTTGGAAGATGAGTTTTTGCCGACACAATTGCGTACCGAAGATTTTATCGAAACCTGTCGAGTGGCAAATCAGCCAGTCGATGTGCGCTTCCACAAAGGCTACGATCATAGCTATTACTTCATCGCCAGTTTTATTGGCGAGCATATTGCCTATCATGCGGCATTTTTGAAGTAA
- a CDS encoding MerR family transcriptional regulator, with product MTYTTAKAAEKIGISAYTLRFYDKEGLLPNVGRDEYGNRRFTDKDLQWLSLLQCLKNTGMSLKDIKRFAECTIIGDDTIEERLSLFENQTENVKCQIAELKRYLDLLEYKLAFYQKAKALGSVEAVNLPQIPETS from the coding sequence GTGACTTACACCACCGCTAAAGCTGCTGAAAAAATAGGCATTTCCGCCTACACCTTACGCTTTTATGACAAAGAAGGCTTGTTACCTAATGTCGGACGTGATGAATACGGTAATCGCCGTTTTACCGATAAGGATTTGCAATGGTTAAGTTTATTACAATGCTTGAAAAATACGGGAATGAGCTTAAAAGATATCAAACGCTTTGCGGAATGTACTATCATTGGCGACGATACTATTGAAGAACGCCTGTCCTTATTTGAAAATCAAACAGAAAATGTGAAGTGTCAAATTGCCGAATTAAAACGCTATTTAGACTTACTGGAATATAAGTTAGCATTTTATCAAAAAGCGAAAGCATTAGGCTCGGTGGAAGCCGTGAATTTACCGCAGATTCCTGAAACAAGCTAA
- the gdhA gene encoding NADP-specific glutamate dehydrogenase, which yields MSKVASLDAFLTKVVQRDGHQPEFLQAVREVFTSIWPFLEANPKYRSEALLERLVEPERAFQFRVAWTDDKGQVQVNRAFRVQFNSAIGPFKGGMRFHPSVNLSILKFLGFEQIFKNALTTLPMGGAKGGSDFDPKGKSDAEVMRFCQALMAELYRHVGADTDVPAGDIGVGGREVGYLAGYMKKLSNQSACVFTGRGLSFGGSLIRPEATGYGLVYFAQAMLAEKGDSFAGKVVSVSGSGNVAQYAIEKALSLGAKVVTCSDSSGYVYDPNGFTTEKLAALFEIKNTKRGRVQDYAEQFGLQYFEGKRPWEVKVDIALPCATQNELELSDAQLLIKNGVKLVAEGANMPTTIEATEALLAADVLFGPGKAANAGGVATSGLEMAQSSQRLYWTAEEVDAQLHRIMLDIHANCKKYGTIEGQENINYVVGANVAGFVKVADAMLAQGVY from the coding sequence ATGTCAAAAGTTGCTTCCTTAGACGCATTTTTAACAAAAGTTGTTCAACGCGATGGTCATCAACCTGAATTTTTACAAGCGGTTCGCGAGGTATTCACATCAATTTGGCCTTTTTTAGAAGCCAATCCTAAATATCGTTCAGAAGCATTATTAGAACGTTTAGTTGAGCCTGAGCGTGCATTTCAATTCCGTGTGGCGTGGACTGATGATAAAGGGCAAGTGCAAGTAAACCGAGCATTTCGTGTACAATTTAATAGTGCCATAGGCCCATTTAAAGGGGGAATGCGTTTCCATCCATCAGTAAATTTATCTATCTTAAAATTCTTAGGTTTTGAGCAAATCTTTAAAAATGCTTTAACAACATTGCCTATGGGCGGAGCAAAAGGCGGTTCGGACTTTGATCCAAAAGGCAAATCTGATGCTGAAGTTATGCGTTTTTGCCAAGCATTAATGGCTGAACTTTATCGTCACGTAGGAGCTGATACAGATGTTCCTGCTGGAGATATAGGCGTCGGTGGGCGCGAAGTTGGCTATTTAGCAGGCTATATGAAAAAATTATCAAACCAATCAGCTTGTGTTTTCACTGGTCGCGGTCTTTCTTTCGGTGGTAGTTTAATTCGTCCGGAAGCAACGGGATATGGCTTAGTTTATTTTGCTCAAGCAATGCTTGCTGAAAAAGGCGATAGTTTTGCAGGTAAAGTAGTTTCAGTTTCTGGTTCTGGTAATGTAGCACAATACGCGATTGAAAAAGCATTATCGCTTGGTGCAAAAGTAGTAACTTGTTCTGATTCATCGGGTTATGTTTATGATCCAAATGGATTTACTACTGAAAAATTAGCCGCACTTTTCGAAATTAAAAATACAAAACGTGGGCGTGTGCAAGATTATGCGGAGCAGTTTGGTTTACAATATTTTGAAGGTAAACGCCCTTGGGAAGTGAAAGTTGATATCGCGCTTCCTTGTGCAACTCAAAATGAGTTAGAACTTTCTGATGCACAACTTTTAATTAAAAATGGTGTGAAATTAGTGGCTGAAGGTGCCAATATGCCAACAACAATTGAAGCAACAGAAGCATTACTAGCTGCAGATGTATTATTTGGCCCGGGTAAAGCTGCCAACGCTGGTGGTGTTGCTACTTCTGGTTTAGAAATGGCACAAAGTTCACAACGTTTATATTGGACAGCGGAAGAAGTGGATGCTCAATTACATCGCATTATGTTAGATATTCACGCAAACTGTAAAAAATACGGCACAATTGAAGGTCAAGAAAACATCAACTATGTTGTTGGTGCAAATGTAGCAGGCTTTGTTAAAGTAGCTGATGCTATGTTGGCTCAAGGCGTTTATTAA
- a CDS encoding S-(hydroxymethyl)glutathione dehydrogenase/class III alcohol dehydrogenase: MKSRAAVAFSPNQPLQIVEIDVEMPRKGEVLIRNTHTGVCHTDAFTLSGSDPEGVFPVVLGHEGAGVVIAVGEGVLSVKPGDHVIPLYTAECGECEFCLSGKTNLCVSVRDTQGKGLMPDGTTRFSCQGKPIYHYMGCSTFSEYSVVAEVSLAKINPEANHEQVCLLGCGVTTGIGAVHNTAKVQEGDSVAVFGLGAIGLAVVQGARQAKAGRIIAIDTNPAKFELAKQFGATDCLNPNDYDKPIKDVLLDINKWGIDHTFECIGNVNVMRQALESAHRGWGQSIIIGVAGAGQEISTRPFQLVTGRVWKGSAFGGVKGRSELPQMVEDSMKGDIQLEPFVTHTMPLDQINEAFELMHEGKSIRTVIHY; this comes from the coding sequence ATCAAATCTCGTGCGGCGGTGGCATTCTCACCAAACCAACCCTTACAAATTGTGGAAATTGACGTAGAAATGCCACGCAAAGGTGAAGTGTTAATCCGCAACACTCACACGGGCGTGTGCCATACTGATGCATTTACGTTATCAGGAAGCGATCCTGAAGGCGTATTCCCAGTGGTGCTAGGACACGAAGGTGCGGGTGTGGTTATTGCGGTTGGCGAAGGTGTGTTAAGCGTAAAACCAGGTGATCACGTTATTCCGCTTTACACCGCAGAATGTGGCGAATGTGAGTTTTGCCTCTCGGGTAAAACCAACTTATGCGTCTCAGTGCGTGACACGCAAGGTAAAGGCTTAATGCCAGATGGTACGACGCGTTTTTCTTGCCAAGGCAAGCCAATTTATCACTATATGGGCTGTTCGACTTTCAGTGAATACTCAGTTGTTGCGGAAGTTTCACTGGCGAAAATCAATCCAGAAGCGAACCACGAACAAGTATGTTTGCTCGGCTGCGGTGTTACCACAGGTATTGGTGCGGTACATAACACAGCAAAAGTGCAAGAAGGAGACTCTGTTGCCGTGTTTGGCTTGGGTGCGATTGGTTTAGCGGTAGTGCAAGGTGCGCGTCAAGCCAAAGCTGGCCGTATTATCGCCATTGATACCAATCCTGCAAAATTTGAGTTGGCAAAACAGTTTGGTGCAACGGATTGTTTAAACCCTAATGATTACGATAAGCCGATCAAAGATGTGTTGTTAGATATTAATAAATGGGGCATTGACCATACCTTTGAATGTATCGGTAATGTAAACGTAATGCGTCAAGCATTAGAAAGTGCTCACCGAGGCTGGGGGCAATCCATTATCATCGGCGTAGCGGGTGCAGGACAAGAAATTTCAACGCGTCCGTTCCAATTGGTAACAGGCCGTGTTTGGAAAGGTTCGGCATTTGGTGGCGTGAAAGGTCGCTCTGAACTTCCGCAAATGGTGGAAGATTCAATGAAAGGCGACATCCAGTTAGAACCGTTTGTGACTCACACAATGCCACTTGATCAAATTAATGAAGCCTTTGAATTAATGCACGAAGGCAAATCAATCCGTACTGTTATTCACTACTAA